A genomic region of Candidatus Marimicrobium litorale contains the following coding sequences:
- a CDS encoding pyridoxine 5'-phosphate synthase: protein MIALSVNLNKIALIRNSRDTTNPDIPQHAQLCIDAGANGITVHPRPDQRHVRASDCRDLANILKVEFNIEGNPFSAPRKSERPGVGDYPGFMALVREIRPTQCTLVPDGDGQLTSDHGFDLKKEGDRIAPLVTELKSLGIRTSLFMDPDPEQIRLAAQVGTDRIELYTETYARAVREQRDIDAVFEQFVTAARVAVDAGLGLNAGHDLDLINLPQFVTIAGLQEVSIGHALTVDALRMGLPDTIQAYQRVLGNT, encoded by the coding sequence ATGATCGCACTGAGCGTTAATCTCAATAAAATTGCCCTCATTCGCAACTCCCGGGACACAACCAACCCCGATATACCCCAGCACGCGCAGCTGTGTATCGATGCGGGAGCAAACGGTATAACAGTGCACCCAAGGCCCGATCAGCGTCATGTCCGCGCCAGTGACTGCCGCGATCTTGCCAACATCCTCAAGGTCGAATTCAATATCGAGGGTAATCCCTTCAGCGCTCCCCGCAAAAGCGAACGTCCGGGTGTCGGCGACTATCCGGGTTTTATGGCCCTGGTGCGGGAAATCCGTCCAACCCAGTGCACCCTGGTGCCCGATGGGGACGGACAACTGACGTCAGACCACGGCTTCGATCTGAAAAAGGAGGGGGATCGCATCGCCCCACTGGTCACCGAGCTAAAATCTTTGGGCATACGAACCAGCCTGTTCATGGACCCTGACCCAGAACAAATTCGACTGGCCGCGCAGGTTGGAACAGACCGCATCGAGTTATATACCGAAACCTACGCCCGCGCCGTCCGCGAGCAGCGCGATATCGACGCCGTCTTTGAACAATTCGTTACGGCTGCAAGAGTCGCAGTTGACGCAGGTCTTGGCCTGAATGCGGGTCATGATCTGGACCTCATCAACCTGCCGCAATTTGTCACCATTGCCGGCCTGCAAGAAGTCTCTATCGGTCACGCCCTGACGGTGGACGCATTGCGCATGGGTCTGCCGGATACCATTCAGGCTTACCAGCGGGTGCTTGGTAACACATAG
- a CDS encoding nuclear transport factor 2 family protein — translation MDKRLQQLLDKQDITDLIHAYCNAADRHDHKKLRALYHEDATDDHGSFFSGAAMAFIDQMPDIQAPMKILHHNVTTINIAVDGDYAEGEVYVLAFHQVQVDAGTADLLIGGRYLDRYEKRKDQWKFSHRTIVTDWARHVSPSEVSLDHPMVAGSHIGQPGPNDPSYGFFRLLQRGIH, via the coding sequence GTGGATAAGCGCCTGCAGCAACTTCTGGACAAACAGGACATCACCGATCTTATCCACGCTTATTGCAATGCGGCAGATCGACACGATCATAAAAAGTTACGAGCGCTTTATCACGAGGACGCGACCGACGATCACGGTTCTTTTTTTTCGGGAGCGGCGATGGCCTTCATAGACCAAATGCCCGACATTCAGGCCCCTATGAAGATCCTGCATCACAATGTCACAACGATTAACATTGCAGTGGATGGCGACTACGCTGAGGGCGAGGTCTATGTGCTGGCCTTCCATCAGGTTCAAGTCGACGCTGGAACAGCCGACCTACTGATCGGAGGGCGCTATTTGGACCGCTATGAGAAGCGGAAAGATCAATGGAAATTCAGTCATCGGACGATTGTCACAGACTGGGCACGCCATGTATCTCCATCAGAAGTCAGCCTGGACCACCCCATGGTAGCGGGCTCACACATAGGCCAACCTGGCCCAAACGACCCGTCATACGGCTTTTTTCGTCTATTGCAGCGAGGCATTCACTAG